A single genomic interval of Novosphingobium ginsenosidimutans harbors:
- the wecB gene encoding non-hydrolyzing UDP-N-acetylglucosamine 2-epimerase, producing the protein MTQPAKILVIFGTRPEAIKLFPVIRALQADPRFTPMVCVSAQHRQMLDQVLDIAAIKPDYDLNLMQPGQTLDGLTAALLTELGKVMDAEQPARVIVQGDTATAMAGALAAYYRKIPVDHVEAGLRSGNIYHPWPEEVNRKIIGTIASLHFAPTQVAAGKLLAEQVPADRVHVTGNTVIDALKWVQTRIFAKPSLAGDLADLEHMFADRRIIGVTCHRRESFGDGMANIAEAIRRIAQRRDVAVIFPVHLNPNVRAVMGRALGQLSNVALIEPLDYPHFVRLLSIAEIMLTDSGGVQEEAPALGKPVLVMRETTERPEGVTAGTAKLVGTDVARIVTEIFTLLDDKAAYQAMARAHNPFGDGQSARRIVELIGNEVGQKLGHQA; encoded by the coding sequence ATGACCCAGCCCGCCAAAATTCTCGTCATCTTCGGCACGCGACCCGAAGCAATCAAGCTGTTCCCCGTGATCCGCGCGCTTCAGGCCGATCCACGTTTCACGCCGATGGTCTGCGTTTCCGCGCAGCACCGCCAGATGCTGGATCAGGTGCTGGATATCGCCGCGATCAAGCCCGATTATGATCTCAATCTGATGCAGCCGGGCCAGACGCTCGACGGGCTGACCGCCGCGCTGCTGACTGAACTGGGCAAGGTGATGGACGCCGAACAACCTGCCCGGGTGATCGTCCAGGGCGATACGGCTACGGCCATGGCCGGGGCGTTGGCGGCCTATTACCGCAAGATCCCGGTCGATCATGTCGAGGCCGGGCTGCGATCCGGCAACATCTATCACCCCTGGCCGGAAGAGGTGAACCGCAAGATCATCGGCACGATCGCCAGCCTGCACTTTGCCCCAACCCAAGTGGCGGCGGGCAAACTGCTGGCTGAACAGGTCCCGGCCGATCGGGTCCATGTTACCGGCAACACGGTGATCGATGCGCTCAAATGGGTCCAGACCAGGATCTTTGCCAAACCTTCGCTGGCGGGCGATCTGGCCGACCTGGAGCATATGTTCGCCGACCGACGGATCATTGGCGTAACCTGCCATCGGCGCGAGAGCTTTGGCGATGGCATGGCCAATATTGCTGAGGCGATCCGCCGGATTGCCCAGCGGCGCGATGTCGCGGTGATCTTCCCGGTCCACCTCAATCCCAATGTCCGCGCGGTGATGGGCAGGGCACTGGGCCAGCTATCCAACGTCGCGCTGATCGAGCCGCTCGACTATCCGCACTTCGTCCGCCTGCTCTCGATTGCCGAGATCATGCTGACCGACAGTGGCGGAGTGCAGGAAGAGGCCCCGGCGCTGGGCAAGCCCGTCCTCGTCATGCGCGAGACAACCGAGCGGCCAGAGGGTGTGACTGCCGGCACGGCCAAGCTGGTCGGCACGGATGTCGCTCGTATCGTTACCGAAATCTTCACCTTGCTTGACGATAAGGCCGCTTACCAGGCCATGGCGCGGGCCCACAATCCTTTCGGGGACGGACAATCGGCGCGCCGAATCGTGGAGTTGATCGGGAATGAAGTCGGCCAAAAGCTCGGGCACCAAGCCTGA
- a CDS encoding GDP-mannose 4,6-dehydratase, with the protein MRVLVTGAAGFIGFHLIRLLTARGDSVVGIDNLNDYYSVALKRDRLAALAAEAGGRFTFHQVDFADMAALTAALADENIDRVVHLGAQAGVRYSIENPHAYVQSNLVGHLNLLEVARHRQLEHMVYASSSSVYGGNTKLPFAVEDRTDHPVSLYAATKRADELISESYAHLYRLPQTGLRFFTVYGPWGRPDMMMWMFTQKILAGTPIPVFNNGEMHRDFTYVADIVAGVVACLDNPPPDDGQEKAGGSTKPHRIYNIGNSRSEHLMKVVGLLEECCGKKAVIDFQPMQQGDVPATFADVSAISGDLGYAPTTSIEVGVPNFVRWYRDYHGA; encoded by the coding sequence ATGCGTGTTCTCGTTACCGGCGCGGCCGGCTTCATCGGCTTCCACCTGATCCGCCTGCTGACAGCGCGGGGCGACAGCGTGGTCGGCATCGACAACCTCAACGATTACTACTCGGTGGCCCTGAAGCGCGACCGGCTGGCGGCACTAGCAGCCGAAGCAGGGGGCCGCTTCACCTTCCACCAGGTCGACTTTGCCGACATGGCCGCGCTCACTGCCGCGCTGGCCGATGAGAACATCGACCGCGTGGTCCACTTGGGCGCTCAGGCCGGGGTGCGCTATTCGATCGAGAACCCGCATGCCTATGTCCAGTCCAACCTAGTCGGGCACCTCAACCTGCTCGAAGTCGCTAGGCATCGTCAGCTGGAGCACATGGTCTATGCCAGCTCCAGCTCGGTCTATGGCGGCAATACCAAGCTGCCCTTCGCGGTCGAGGACCGCACCGATCACCCGGTCTCGCTCTATGCCGCAACAAAGCGCGCCGACGAGCTGATCAGCGAAAGCTACGCCCATCTCTACCGCCTGCCGCAGACCGGCCTGCGCTTCTTCACCGTCTATGGCCCCTGGGGCCGGCCCGACATGATGATGTGGATGTTCACGCAGAAGATCCTGGCCGGTACGCCGATCCCGGTCTTCAACAATGGCGAGATGCATCGCGACTTCACCTATGTCGCCGATATCGTCGCCGGCGTGGTCGCCTGCCTCGACAATCCGCCGCCCGACGATGGTCAGGAGAAAGCCGGCGGCAGCACCAAGCCGCACCGCATTTACAACATCGGCAACAGCCGCTCCGAACACCTGATGAAGGTTGTCGGTCTGCTCGAGGAATGTTGCGGCAAGAAGGCCGTGATCGACTTTCAGCCGATGCAGCAGGGCGATGTCCCTGCCACCTTCGCCGATGTTTCGGCGATCAGTGGCGACCTGGGCTATGCACCCACGACTAGCATCGAGGTGGGTGTCCCCAACTTTGTGCGTTGGTATCGGGACTATCACGGGGCCTGA
- the dcd gene encoding dCTP deaminase, translated as MAILSDKWIRGEAHRSGMIEPFVEHQKRDGCISYGLSSYGYDARVADEFKVFTNVHSAVVDPKNFAENSFVDMKTDCCIIPPNSFALARTVEYFRIPRDVLVICLGKSTYARCGIIVNVTPLEPEWEGHVTLEFSNTTPLPAKIYANEGACQFLFLKGDQPCETSYADRSGKYMGQRGVTLPKL; from the coding sequence ATGGCGATTCTTTCCGACAAGTGGATCCGCGGCGAAGCCCATCGTTCGGGCATGATCGAGCCGTTCGTCGAGCACCAGAAGCGCGACGGGTGCATTTCCTATGGCCTGTCGTCCTATGGCTATGACGCGCGGGTGGCGGATGAGTTCAAGGTATTCACCAACGTCCATTCAGCCGTGGTCGATCCCAAGAACTTTGCCGAAAACAGCTTTGTCGACATGAAGACCGACTGCTGCATCATCCCGCCGAACTCCTTCGCGCTGGCTCGCACGGTCGAATATTTCCGCATCCCGCGCGACGTGCTGGTGATTTGCTTGGGCAAGAGCACCTATGCCCGCTGCGGGATCATCGTGAATGTCACTCCGCTGGAGCCCGAATGGGAAGGGCACGTGACGTTGGAGTTTTCCAACACCACCCCGCTGCCCGCCAAGATCTATGCCAACGAAGGCGCCTGCCAGTTCCTGTTTCTCAAGGGCGACCAGCCCTGCGAGACCAGCTATGCCGACCGCAGCGGCAAGTACATGGGCCAGCGCGGGGTGACCCTGCCGAAGCTCTGA
- a CDS encoding acyl-CoA dehydrogenase family protein — METPLFDQWRARSPHYDESHEAVCDTVRAFVAKEITPHVDEWEAAGQLPRELHRKAAAAGVLGLNYPEEFGGTGTAFNLFHGMVQTEELARPGAGGICASLMTHGIGLPPILAMGSEELKRRIAPEVLAGEKIICLGITEPGGGSDVANLKTRAERKGASYIVNGAKTLITSGVRADYITLAVRTGGPGIGGVSLLLVETDRPGVSRTPLAKMGWHASDTATIHFDDVEVPADNLIGPENGGFAGIMRNFNGERLGMSQQAAAFARICYEDALDWARQRETFGKPLITNQVIRHKLADMVRRISATQAWIDHCAWTVLNDCAFPGDFALLKVQATQTMEFCAREACQILGGASFVRGSRIERIYREVRVMAIGGGSEEIMFDLASRQYRF, encoded by the coding sequence ATGGAAACGCCCTTGTTCGATCAATGGCGCGCTCGCTCACCGCATTACGATGAGAGCCATGAGGCGGTCTGCGACACAGTTCGCGCCTTCGTCGCCAAAGAAATCACGCCGCACGTCGATGAATGGGAAGCCGCCGGCCAGCTCCCGCGCGAGCTGCACCGCAAGGCGGCTGCGGCCGGTGTGCTGGGCCTCAATTACCCGGAGGAGTTCGGCGGCACCGGTACGGCCTTCAACCTGTTCCACGGCATGGTCCAGACCGAGGAACTGGCGCGGCCCGGGGCCGGCGGGATCTGCGCCTCGCTTATGACCCACGGGATCGGCCTGCCGCCGATCCTGGCCATGGGCAGCGAAGAACTGAAGCGCCGGATCGCGCCGGAAGTGTTGGCAGGTGAGAAGATCATCTGCCTGGGCATTACCGAACCGGGCGGCGGCTCGGACGTTGCCAATCTCAAGACCCGGGCCGAGCGCAAGGGCGCCAGCTACATCGTCAACGGCGCCAAGACGCTGATCACCAGCGGCGTGCGGGCAGACTACATCACGCTGGCGGTGCGGACCGGTGGCCCCGGCATCGGCGGTGTCTCGCTGCTGCTGGTCGAGACCGACCGGCCGGGCGTCAGCCGCACGCCGCTCGCCAAGATGGGCTGGCATGCCAGCGATACCGCGACGATCCATTTCGACGATGTCGAAGTGCCGGCCGATAACCTGATCGGGCCGGAGAACGGCGGCTTTGCCGGGATCATGCGCAATTTCAATGGCGAGCGGCTGGGGATGAGCCAGCAGGCCGCTGCCTTTGCGCGGATCTGCTATGAAGACGCGCTCGATTGGGCGCGGCAACGCGAGACGTTTGGCAAGCCGCTTATCACCAACCAGGTGATCCGCCACAAGCTGGCTGACATGGTCCGCCGCATCTCCGCCACCCAGGCCTGGATCGATCACTGCGCCTGGACCGTGCTGAACGATTGCGCCTTTCCCGGCGACTTTGCCCTGCTCAAGGTCCAGGCGACGCAGACCATGGAATTCTGCGCCCGCGAGGCCTGCCAGATCCTGGGCGGCGCCAGCTTCGTGCGCGGCAGCCGGATCGAGCGGATCTACCGCGAGGTCCGCGTCATGGCGATCGGCGGGGGCAGCGAAGAGATCATGTTCGATCTCGCCAGCCGCCAATACCGGTTCTGA
- a CDS encoding DoxX family protein codes for MTAYAAPLGRLLLSLIFILGGASKFGNLAGTGAYMETVGLPAILAGPAAAFELVAGLAILLGWQTRLVALLLAGFCLVTAAMFHNNFADQIQMVMFLKNLGLAGGFLTLYAHGAGGMSLDSRKAG; via the coding sequence ATGACCGCATATGCTGCGCCGCTTGGGCGGCTCCTGCTTTCGCTGATCTTCATTTTGGGTGGGGCCAGCAAGTTCGGCAACCTCGCCGGGACCGGGGCCTATATGGAAACCGTGGGCCTGCCCGCGATCCTGGCCGGGCCGGCCGCCGCGTTTGAACTGGTCGCGGGGCTTGCGATCCTGCTCGGCTGGCAGACCCGGCTGGTCGCGCTGCTGCTGGCCGGTTTCTGCCTGGTCACCGCTGCGATGTTCCACAACAACTTTGCCGACCAGATCCAGATGGTCATGTTCCTCAAGAACCTGGGCCTGGCAGGCGGTTTCCTCACGCTCTACGCCCACGGCGCGGGCGGGATGAGCCTGGATTCGCGCAAGGCGGGGTGA
- a CDS encoding saccharopine dehydrogenase family protein: protein MTAKADRPFDIVVYGATGYTGRLVAEYLAHHYQGKGPKWAMAGRSAEKLAEVRDLIGAPADTPLVVANSDDPASMQALAESTRVVVTTVGPYQLYGEPLLKACVAAGTDYADLCGEPGWMREMIDAYHEQAKASGARIAFSSGFDSIPFDLGVFMLQKEAKARFGSPAPRVKGRVRAMQGTFSGGTAASLTETMKAVARKPSLIPILQSPFGLTPGFEGPSQPMGLLPEYDDKLGKWAAPFIMATINTKNVHRTNFLLGHPYGADFKYDEMMLTSPGELGEKAAHAVAEMLKNPFGAKPPKPGEGPTPEERENGFYDVLFVGEWPEGTELRYGVKGRYDPGYGSTSRMIAETGIALLECQAPGGIATPGALLGEALVKRLQDHAEITFAVEE from the coding sequence ATGACTGCCAAGGCAGACCGTCCGTTTGACATCGTGGTCTATGGCGCGACCGGGTACACTGGCCGCCTCGTCGCCGAATATCTGGCGCACCATTATCAGGGCAAAGGCCCGAAATGGGCCATGGCGGGCCGCTCGGCGGAAAAGCTGGCCGAGGTGCGCGACCTGATCGGCGCACCGGCCGATACGCCGCTGGTGGTGGCGAATTCCGACGATCCCGCCTCGATGCAGGCGCTGGCCGAAAGCACCCGGGTGGTGGTGACCACGGTCGGCCCGTACCAGCTCTACGGCGAACCGCTGCTCAAGGCCTGTGTCGCTGCCGGCACGGACTATGCTGACCTTTGCGGCGAGCCGGGTTGGATGCGCGAAATGATCGACGCCTACCATGAGCAGGCCAAGGCCAGCGGCGCGCGGATCGCCTTCTCCTCGGGCTTCGATTCGATCCCCTTCGATCTGGGCGTCTTCATGCTGCAGAAGGAAGCCAAGGCCCGCTTCGGCAGCCCGGCGCCGCGGGTGAAGGGCCGCGTTCGGGCGATGCAGGGCACCTTCTCGGGCGGCACGGCAGCCAGCCTCACTGAAACGATGAAGGCCGTTGCCAGGAAGCCCAGCCTGATCCCGATCCTGCAAAGCCCGTTCGGCCTGACCCCGGGTTTCGAAGGGCCGAGTCAGCCGATGGGCCTGCTGCCCGAATATGATGACAAGCTGGGCAAGTGGGCCGCGCCGTTCATCATGGCGACGATCAACACCAAGAACGTCCACCGCACCAACTTCCTGCTCGGCCATCCCTATGGCGCCGACTTCAAGTATGACGAGATGATGCTGACCAGCCCGGGCGAGCTGGGCGAGAAGGCGGCCCACGCGGTGGCCGAGATGCTCAAGAACCCGTTCGGGGCCAAGCCGCCCAAGCCGGGCGAGGGGCCGACGCCGGAAGAGCGCGAGAACGGCTTTTACGACGTGCTGTTCGTTGGCGAATGGCCCGAAGGGACCGAGCTGCGCTATGGCGTCAAGGGCCGCTACGATCCGGGCTATGGTTCGACCAGCCGGATGATCGCCGAGACCGGGATTGCCCTGCTCGAATGCCAGGCCCCCGGCGGGATCGCCACGCCGGGCGCCCTCTTGGGTGAGGCGCTGGTTAAGCGCCTGCAGGATCATGCCGAGATCACCTTCGCGGTAGAGGAATGA
- a CDS encoding MFS transporter, with protein MTETLAPLPPEESEWTIGWRIVLGCALGAGAGIVLLFFTFSLFLLPLADELQVSRGQIGSIPALVATGALGAVVLGPAVDRFGFKPIYLGSALVVISCLVLSVLFATTLIHMAIVIAALGFFGVGTTALVVTRPINGHFKKYRGRALGLMATGVSIFAVIAPRVLEPIIANYGWRGGFLALAGFMATVGIPAMLFIVPGNISRLRSATADSGPRNWSFLRDRDFKLMTASMICMGLATAGFVGQLSPIVQEEGFDSRVGATAVSAFAIGQFIGRLGGGWLLDHFRPQTVALIFTVIPGSGFLLLLLTDQIYWAAILAAAMIGLQQGVELDLFAYFVARRFPIAQYGTIYGTLHGFSWIGNGIGIAGVGLLHDKLGSYSLAQGIGMAALTVGAVLVWLVRLPPLTAEPEQLRAG; from the coding sequence ATGACCGAAACCCTCGCGCCGCTCCCCCCCGAGGAGAGCGAGTGGACCATCGGCTGGCGGATCGTGCTCGGCTGCGCGCTGGGCGCGGGCGCGGGGATCGTGCTGCTGTTCTTCACGTTCAGCTTGTTCCTGTTGCCTCTGGCCGACGAACTACAAGTTTCTCGCGGTCAGATCGGCTCAATCCCTGCGCTCGTCGCCACTGGGGCATTGGGCGCGGTGGTACTTGGCCCTGCAGTTGACCGCTTCGGATTCAAGCCGATTTATCTTGGATCCGCGCTGGTCGTCATCTCGTGTCTAGTTCTGTCTGTGCTATTCGCTACGACTCTCATTCACATGGCGATCGTCATAGCGGCGCTGGGCTTTTTTGGGGTCGGAACAACCGCTCTGGTCGTGACACGGCCCATCAATGGCCACTTCAAGAAATATCGCGGTCGAGCCTTGGGCTTGATGGCAACTGGCGTTTCCATTTTTGCTGTGATCGCGCCGCGCGTACTCGAACCGATCATTGCGAACTATGGCTGGCGCGGCGGGTTTCTTGCGCTGGCAGGTTTCATGGCAACAGTGGGCATCCCTGCAATGCTATTCATCGTTCCTGGCAATATAAGTCGCCTGCGATCCGCCACCGCAGATTCCGGCCCCCGCAACTGGTCGTTTCTGCGTGATCGTGACTTCAAGCTGATGACAGCGAGTATGATCTGTATGGGGCTGGCAACCGCAGGTTTCGTTGGGCAGCTCTCACCAATTGTTCAGGAGGAAGGATTCGACAGCAGAGTTGGCGCGACTGCGGTCTCGGCGTTCGCAATTGGGCAGTTCATCGGACGCCTTGGCGGCGGCTGGTTGCTCGATCACTTCCGCCCCCAGACTGTCGCGTTGATCTTCACGGTCATCCCCGGCAGCGGGTTCCTGCTGCTGTTGCTGACCGATCAGATCTACTGGGCGGCAATCCTTGCTGCGGCGATGATCGGTCTGCAACAGGGGGTGGAACTTGACCTCTTCGCCTACTTCGTCGCCCGCCGTTTCCCCATTGCGCAGTACGGCACAATCTATGGCACGCTCCATGGTTTCAGCTGGATCGGCAATGGAATCGGCATCGCCGGGGTCGGCCTGCTGCACGACAAACTGGGAAGCTACAGCCTGGCCCAGGGCATCGGCATGGCGGCATTGACCGTGGGGGCCGTGCTGGTCTGGCTGGTGCGCCTGCCGCCGCTAACGGCCGAGCCTGAGCAGCTCCGCGCTGGCTGA
- a CDS encoding TetR/AcrR family transcriptional regulator, translating to MAAQTLSPRAQRTYRALVDAGLELLAERPIDALAIDEIVGRAGVAKGSFFNHFADKAAFGQAVGAEIRVELEARIGAANAGVADPLARLAGGMRTGLAFALDEPRKTAIMLRNASNSTLRDQPLNQGVAADLNAAVATGRLRKEAQQSGVRFWLGLCQVLMANAIERRIDRTEAARRLEEMLVLALTGLGLSAKDAAGYASASAELLRLGR from the coding sequence ATGGCCGCCCAAACCCTCAGCCCCCGCGCGCAGCGCACCTATCGCGCGCTAGTCGATGCCGGACTGGAATTGCTGGCCGAACGGCCGATTGATGCCTTGGCGATTGACGAGATTGTCGGGCGGGCCGGCGTCGCCAAGGGCAGCTTCTTCAATCACTTTGCCGACAAGGCCGCGTTCGGGCAGGCGGTTGGCGCAGAGATTCGGGTCGAACTCGAAGCACGGATTGGCGCCGCCAATGCCGGAGTAGCCGATCCGTTGGCGCGATTGGCCGGCGGCATGCGCACCGGCCTCGCCTTTGCGCTCGACGAACCGCGCAAGACCGCGATCATGCTCCGCAATGCCAGCAACTCGACCTTGCGCGACCAGCCGCTCAACCAGGGCGTGGCGGCCGACCTGAACGCGGCTGTCGCGACTGGGCGGCTGCGCAAGGAAGCGCAGCAAAGCGGGGTGCGGTTCTGGCTTGGCCTGTGCCAGGTGCTGATGGCCAATGCGATCGAACGCCGGATCGACCGGACCGAGGCCGCGCGGCGGCTCGAAGAGATGCTGGTCCTGGCGCTGACCGGCCTTGGCCTCTCGGCTAAGGATGCGGCCGGCTATGCCTCAGCCAGCGCGGAGCTGCTCAGGCTCGGCCGTTAG
- a CDS encoding VOC family protein — translation MSTIRIEDIAHVRYAAPDLAAMRAFLEDFGMDCFEQGGRLYGRGADGRPFVHVTEPGEAKFLAVGFRAETVADLEKLAASEGVPVEDLNEPGGGKIVRLIDPDGYGVEVVAGQAKQDALPLPADQPVNTASAKPRFRQTVRLAARPAHVKRIGHAVLKVRDFRRSERWYKERFGFITSDEVEAAADVPLGAFMRCDRGDKPADHHTLFLAQLPGELGILHAAFEVANLDDLMLGHQHLKAKKREAAWGVGRHIMGSQIFDYWKDPFGNELEHWTDGDLFTAADPPQKQPMSALLAVQWGAPHPMFAGKLAPPPGLVSFFMALRLRVLGLFRSKPKGTPA, via the coding sequence ATGAGCACGATCCGGATCGAGGACATTGCCCATGTCCGCTACGCCGCGCCCGATCTGGCGGCGATGCGGGCTTTCCTTGAAGACTTCGGGATGGACTGCTTTGAGCAGGGCGGGCGGCTTTATGGCCGCGGCGCCGACGGACGGCCATTTGTCCATGTGACCGAACCGGGCGAGGCCAAGTTCCTGGCGGTTGGCTTCCGGGCTGAGACCGTGGCCGACCTTGAAAAACTCGCCGCGAGCGAAGGTGTGCCGGTCGAGGACCTCAATGAACCCGGCGGCGGCAAGATCGTCCGCCTGATCGATCCCGATGGCTACGGGGTGGAAGTTGTCGCCGGGCAGGCCAAGCAAGATGCCCTGCCGCTGCCCGCCGACCAGCCGGTCAATACCGCCTCGGCCAAGCCGCGTTTCCGCCAGACCGTGCGGCTTGCAGCGAGGCCGGCCCATGTGAAGCGGATCGGCCATGCCGTGCTCAAGGTCCGCGACTTCCGCAGATCCGAACGGTGGTACAAGGAGCGCTTCGGGTTCATCACATCTGACGAGGTCGAGGCCGCTGCCGACGTCCCGCTCGGCGCCTTCATGCGCTGTGATCGGGGCGACAAGCCAGCCGATCATCACACCCTGTTCCTGGCGCAATTGCCGGGCGAGCTCGGCATCCTCCATGCTGCGTTCGAGGTCGCCAACCTTGATGACCTGATGCTCGGGCATCAGCACTTGAAGGCGAAGAAGCGCGAGGCGGCCTGGGGTGTCGGCCGCCACATCATGGGCAGCCAGATCTTCGATTACTGGAAGGACCCCTTCGGCAACGAGCTGGAGCACTGGACCGACGGTGACCTGTTCACCGCCGCCGACCCGCCGCAGAAACAGCCGATGAGCGCGCTGCTGGCCGTCCAATGGGGCGCCCCCCATCCGATGTTTGCCGGCAAGCTGGCCCCGCCGCCCGGCCTGGTCTCGTTCTTCATGGCCCTGCGCCTGCGCGTGCTCGGCCTGTTCCGCTCTAAGCCCAAAGGAACGCCTGCATGA
- a CDS encoding fumarylacetoacetate hydrolase family protein, which produces MKLCTYTAAGQTRTGIVVGDTVIDSGVPGTMIDLIRDWDALKPALEARAAEGGGVPLASVKLEAPIQRPGKIWAIGLNYADHIAESNMATPERQVWFTKAVTSINAPYDPIEIAKGTFTADYEVELVAVVGKGGKHVSEADAAGAIFGYCVGNDVTERMWQHAGPQWSLGKSFDTHAPIGPWIVTADEVGDPHALGLRCFVNGEKRQDSNSRHLVFNIWQQVEHLSTGMTLEPGDVIFTGTPGGVGAAMDPRQFLKAGDVVRCEIDRLGHIEGTMVAEG; this is translated from the coding sequence ATGAAACTCTGCACCTATACCGCCGCTGGCCAGACCCGCACCGGGATCGTGGTCGGCGATACCGTGATCGACAGCGGCGTTCCGGGGACGATGATCGACCTGATCCGCGATTGGGACGCCCTGAAGCCTGCGCTGGAGGCGCGCGCCGCAGAGGGTGGCGGGGTGCCGCTGGCTTCGGTCAAGCTCGAAGCCCCGATCCAGCGCCCGGGCAAGATCTGGGCGATCGGCCTCAACTATGCCGATCACATCGCCGAATCCAACATGGCCACGCCAGAGCGGCAGGTGTGGTTCACCAAGGCCGTCACCTCGATCAACGCGCCCTATGATCCGATCGAGATCGCGAAAGGCACCTTCACCGCCGATTACGAGGTCGAGCTGGTCGCCGTGGTCGGCAAGGGCGGCAAGCACGTCAGCGAGGCCGATGCTGCGGGCGCGATCTTCGGTTACTGTGTCGGCAACGACGTGACCGAACGAATGTGGCAGCACGCCGGTCCGCAATGGTCGCTGGGCAAGAGCTTTGACACGCACGCTCCGATTGGCCCGTGGATCGTCACCGCCGATGAGGTCGGCGATCCGCATGCATTGGGCCTGCGCTGCTTCGTCAACGGCGAGAAGCGGCAGGATTCGAACAGCCGGCACCTCGTCTTCAACATCTGGCAGCAGGTTGAACATCTCTCGACGGGCATGACGCTTGAGCCGGGCGACGTGATCTTCACCGGCACCCCCGGCGGGGTCGGTGCAGCCATGGATCCGCGCCAGTTCCTGAAGGCGGGCGACGTGGTCCGCTGCGAGATCGACCGCCTGGGCCACATCGAAGGCACCATGGTGGCGGAAGGCTGA
- a CDS encoding bifunctional 3-(3-hydroxy-phenyl)propionate/3-hydroxycinnamic acid hydroxylase, whose translation MAGADFDCDVLIAGGGPTGVTLAVLLAKRGVSVIVAEKEAAIYPLPRAAHIDHEGMRILQEAGVAEAVMQTARRANRYDFRNAKGEVLLRFEGAGQIGPGGWPAANMIHQPSVEAELHKALAAQPKAQLHHRWELKSFTDDGAGVTARVSTPEGDRTVRARFLVGADGARSPVREACGIHFEDLNFEEPWLVVDVLVDDFSKLPTDNLQICNPARPTTCVLMGEGRHRWEFMILPGETAEQVSDDAFIEALLEPWNVKSAVRLERKAVYTFRARIAAQWRKGRVLLAGDAAHQTPPFAGQGMCSGLRDAANLAWKLAAVTNGEADDALLDSYQPERAPNLRATIDMAIMMGKTVCITSPWQAWLRDLKFKLARKLGKLPDGPPAYPPISAGRILAGSAGAGSYFPQPVAPDGTRLDAVMGLGHWLISRAELDKPVLAPFAKPLAAWLDKHQADAVLVRPDRYVFGTGTAANLAGKWSG comes from the coding sequence ATGGCGGGGGCGGACTTCGATTGCGATGTCCTGATCGCCGGGGGCGGGCCGACAGGGGTGACCTTGGCGGTGCTGCTCGCCAAACGCGGCGTTTCGGTAATCGTCGCGGAAAAGGAAGCCGCGATCTATCCGCTGCCGCGCGCCGCGCACATTGATCACGAAGGCATGCGGATCCTGCAGGAGGCCGGCGTGGCCGAGGCGGTGATGCAGACCGCGCGGCGCGCCAACCGCTATGACTTCCGCAATGCCAAGGGCGAAGTCCTGTTGCGCTTCGAAGGTGCCGGGCAGATCGGCCCGGGCGGCTGGCCTGCTGCCAACATGATCCACCAGCCCAGTGTCGAGGCCGAGCTGCACAAGGCGTTGGCCGCGCAGCCCAAGGCCCAGCTGCACCACCGCTGGGAGCTCAAATCCTTCACCGATGATGGCGCGGGCGTGACGGCCCGGGTCAGCACGCCCGAAGGCGATCGCACCGTCCGCGCCCGCTTCCTCGTGGGGGCCGACGGCGCCCGCAGCCCGGTGCGGGAAGCCTGCGGCATCCATTTCGAGGACCTCAATTTCGAGGAGCCCTGGCTGGTGGTTGACGTGCTGGTCGACGACTTTTCGAAACTGCCGACTGACAACCTCCAGATCTGCAATCCAGCGCGTCCGACAACCTGCGTGCTGATGGGCGAGGGACGGCACCGCTGGGAGTTCATGATTCTGCCCGGCGAGACGGCGGAGCAGGTCAGCGACGATGCCTTCATCGAAGCACTGCTAGAGCCGTGGAACGTCAAAAGTGCGGTCCGGCTTGAGCGCAAGGCCGTTTACACCTTTCGCGCTCGGATCGCGGCGCAATGGCGCAAAGGACGCGTGCTGCTCGCTGGGGATGCCGCCCACCAGACCCCGCCTTTTGCCGGTCAAGGCATGTGTTCGGGCTTGCGCGATGCGGCCAACTTAGCCTGGAAGCTCGCGGCGGTGACCAATGGCGAGGCGGACGATGCACTGCTCGACAGTTACCAGCCCGAACGCGCGCCCAATCTGCGCGCCACAATCGACATGGCAATCATGATGGGCAAGACTGTCTGCATCACCAGCCCGTGGCAGGCCTGGCTGCGCGATCTGAAGTTCAAGCTCGCCCGCAAGCTCGGCAAGTTGCCCGATGGTCCTCCGGCCTATCCGCCCATTTCGGCAGGACGGATCCTTGCCGGGAGCGCTGGCGCGGGGAGCTATTTCCCCCAACCAGTCGCGCCTGATGGCACCCGGCTCGACGCGGTTATGGGGCTAGGTCATTGGCTGATCAGCCGCGCGGAGCTGGACAAGCCAGTGCTTGCCCCCTTTGCCAAGCCTTTGGCAGCCTGGCTCGATAAGCACCAGGCTGACGCGGTGCTGGTTCGCCCGGATCGCTACGTTTTCGGAACGGGAACAGCCGCTAATCTGGCAGGGAAATGGAGCGGGTGA